The genomic window CAGCAACTCCAGTACCTGCAGAACCTGTTGCAGCAGGGGCTGCTTGCCTCCCCCGGGCTGGCCGGCATCCAGGGACTGCAGCCCCCCGTGTCCCAGGCCCCCTCCCAGCCGCCCCACGCCCGCAGCGTTCACCACGCCGTGGCGCAGGCCGCACAACAGCTGCAGCAGCTGCAGAAGGcccaccatcagcagcagcagcagcaacagcagcagcagcaacaacaacaacagcaacaacagcagcaccaccatcaccacccacagcagcagcagcagcaacaacaacagcagggcGGGCGGGACCTGCGGGACCCCTTGAGGGACCTGAGAGACATCCGGGACCTGCGGGAGGCTCAGATGCGGGACCTGCGGGACGCGCGCGAGCCCCCGCTGCGGCCGCCGCCCCTGGAGCCCTCCCACCTGGGGGGCTCTCCCCTGGCCCCCCACCTGCCGCCCCACTCTCACCTCAACCGCCCCCCGGTGCCGCactccccgccgccgccgccgcgccaCTGGGAGCCGCTGCCGGAGGAGCCCACGGACCTGGAGGAGCTGGAGCAGTTCGCCAAGACGTTCAAGCAGCGCCGCATCAAGCTGGGCTACACGCAGGGCGACGTGGGCCTGGCCATGGGCAAGCTGTACGGCAACGACTTCTCGCAGACCACCATCAGCCGCTTCGAGGCGCTCAACCTCTCCTTCAAGAACATGTGCAAGCTCAAGCCGCTGCTGCAGAAGTGGCTGACGGACGCCGACAAGACCATCACGGACCCCACCACCGTCAGCAACACCATCTCCTCCCCGGACGCGGTGGGGCGGCGGCGCAAGAAGCGGACCTCCATCGAGACCAGCGTGCGCGTGGCCCTGGAGCGCTCCTTCATCCAGAACCCCAAGCCCACCTCCGAGGAGATCTCCATGCTGGCCGACAGCCTGTCcatggagaaggaggtggtCCGCGTCTGGTTCTGTAACAGGTTAGTACGTATTCCGCCCACTCAGGTCACGTGGGGCCTTGTTGTGTTCTGCCTTcccgcccacacactcacacacacacacacacacacacacacacacacacacacacacacacacacacacacacacacacacacacacacacacacacacacacacacacacacacacagggacgtATAGCGTTGAATGCAGTGCTTTTCGTCCGATCACTGACGTTAAGCAGCGCTGGGTCTGGTTAGagcttggatgggtgaccgcttGAACACACACAGGGATCATTATATTCGTATACCtacacaagaaaacacaattccgcgacacacacacacacacacacacacacacacacacacacacacacacacacacacacacacacacacacacacacacacacacacacacacacacacacacacacacacacacacacacacacacacacagccctccCTCCtgactcctttccctctccgtcacaaaatgaaatactgaaatagaacagaacaagaagaaatattcACCGCACTCAGCTTTGTCCTGGAGATGAAGCGAGGTcgtgtgtgcgtctgtctgtctgtctgtctgtctgtccatctgtctgtctgtctgtctctccaaaCCACATCGAAAAAAgatacagacaggtagacagacttCACGAAACTTCActaacaacattctctctccctccttcaccgcctcctcccGCAGACGCCAGAAGGAAAAGCGAATAAACCCCCCACCAGCGGCATGGTGAGCCCTCCCCTGAGcctcagcagcagcaccatgTTCCCTGGGCCTCCCATCAGCTCAGCACTCAGCCTCACCAATATAGGAGGGCCACCGCTGTCCCCCGTTGGCACCCTACCCTCGCCGCTGTCCTTGGTCACCCACAGCTACGCCCCGCCCTCCCCCACAGACGCCCCCTGCACTAAATCCGAGTAGGGGGAAGGACTGTGGgtgtttatcatcttcctcctcctcctcctcctcctcttcctcctcctcctggccctcATCATCTTCCACGTTTGTGCAATGCCCTCAAGTCCCCCAGCGGTGCAGGGCGCGGGAGGAGGACGAATCAGAAGCGAGGTCAGGTCAAGGCAGGTCAGGGGAGGTCAACGTGGCGCCCCCATGGTAAGGACGTGCCCCCcggagcgtctctctctctctccccctctctctctcagtggtggtgacggacagtgacaagtgagagagagagagttaaagagagagagagtgagagatagagagagaaaaaataacgagaacATCACTCAGGCTATTGTCTCTTCAAAATACTGTgtggcgtgcgtgcgtgcgtgcgtgcgggcgTGTGTATGGGCGTGTATCGTGCCCCCATCCGCCCCTCCCCCTAAAAAAACGGTACTGTGAACATCTAACCCCCCTTTTCACCCcattaactaaaaaaaaggggggtaaTAAAGGGGTACTGAGAGGCTTAACACTAACTTGTCCCGACACGTTACGAGAAGGGAAAGTGGGATGAACACAAGCGCCCCCCTCTCGCCCCCCTCGCCCCCCTCGCCCCCCTCGCCCCCCCCTCGCCGCCGCCAGTGTAAACAGACACTTTGGGGATTTTAGTGAAGAACGTACTGTGTAATATGTGTAGACTAGTTGTGTGAGTGACCAACCAACACTGTAACATTGaaatactggtgtgtgtgtgtgtgtgtgtgtgtgtgtgtgtgtgtgtgtgtgtgtgtgtgtgtgtgtgtgtgtgtggcttatgtatcctccccttcctcctcctcctcctccttctcctcctcctcctcctcctcctcctcctcctcctcctcctcctcctcctcctcctcttcctcttccattccttttcctccttacctaTTCCTCATCCATCAccttctctctcattaccactatcctcctcctcctcctcctcctcctcctcctcctcctcctcctcctcctcctccccgtgtaAATTGCTGTTTCCGAAGAAGAGGTCAGTCGTTTATAcattaaaagtaaatgaatgaagtatacatatatatatacatacatacatacatacatacatacatacataaactttCCCATGCGCGACTgtaattgggagagagagagagagagagagagagagagagagagagagagagagagagaggttgtaatTATAATTCTAaactattatcttttttttcttgctatgaaagaaaaaaatataatagaacaTATCTGAGCTACCATTTTTACTGTTGTAGTGTCTGTTtagagtgcgtgcgtgcgtgcgtgcgtgcgtgcgtgcgtgtgtgtgtgtgcgtgtgtgtgtgtgaatgatccccaccccttcctccctcccccttgacccctcctcctcttcctcctcctccttctcttcttcttcttcttcttcttcttcttcttcttcttcctcttcctcttcctcctccttccttccttcctcgtgtgtgtgcctccccctccccctccccccaacatgTTGTTAGATCACTAAGGCTTAATGTGTCAATTTTacccctcatctcctcccctcatctcccctcaccacctcctcctcctcctcctcctcctcctcctcctcctcctcctcctcctcctcctcctcctcctcctcctcctccacggacTTTGTATATATTCTCTCAGGCAGgacttccttcttcgtcttcctcttcctcttcctcttcctcctccttcctccttcctctgccccctcctctttcccttcccccctcccccaccacctgtGTCGGTCGGGTAGAAGAAACAGACATCGTGTGTACATAAAAGTTTACATCcgcgtgtgtgtacgtacataacaaacatacatacatacatacatacatacgtacatgcagaaagaatttttttttttttttacttttttgttttcttgttgtaaATGTTCTTCATTATATTGATAAATTTAAtgaaaggagaagtaggaataatgatgataatgatattgatgatgatgatgataataataatgatgaccaaaaaataatgaatgatgtGTAATAatctttccttgtctttgtttgttattattattattgtaattatttattATGAACTGAGACAAAAAGGTAATTAATTGATATTTGAAAACATTAAGTGTGGccgactgactcactgactcactgactcactgactcactcactgactcactgactcactcactgactcactgactgactcactgacttactcactcactgactTTGTTGTAAAtcagaaaacgagaagaaagaaagaaaataattgatgAAAGATgttgatggtaataataataataataataataataataataataataataatgataataatagtaataatgataataatcaacAAAGAAATACGTTCtttgacaaaaaacaaaaaaacattaaaagtttattgttatttttttattattattattattattattattattataattatcattattattattattatggtgatgatgatgatgatgatgatgatgatgatgatgacgatgatgacgatgatgctgatgatgacgatgactcCCGGTGCGTTACCTGTGTTATGTGTTACCTGTGTGACGGGAACGTGACTAACAACCACGCtaattgttactgttattactgttattattattattattattattattattattattattattattattatggtgacCTTCCTCTTAAATATCAGTATTCTATCTagggcattattattattgttattattattatcattattattattattattattattattattattattattattattattattattattatcatcattatcatcatcatcctatggctagttattttcttcatttgcttTATCTCCGTTCTcatcactttttcctttttttttccttctcttacttctttggtctcctttcttcctttatttattcatatttattattgcctttttaattatcatttatcacattccatttctttcacagtaataataataataataataatttagtttcatttactttccgtggcattttttcataatattccgTTCAGTTACgtctcaataataataataataataataatgataataataataataataataataataataacaacagtatcaTTTGTAACTACACTTTTTATACAATTATTtggcattattatttattttttttcattttatcttcatttatctttattatctattttgttttgtttatcgtCACActcctttttttaatcttgatcttaatcttaatcttgatcttgccTTGTCCCTTACACTGAGTCCTGTTAAGTAAGTCCATAAGGTCGATTTGTGTGTATATAACCTGCATGATTTTCGCTCCTCGGTCAACTGAGCCTCTAGTCCATTTTTTaagcccccttccctcccttccctcccttttccttgccccctcctcccgctttttctttttttttttttttactttttttcccctcttgtttTCTACGCTTTtcgtcattatttttgtcttccaatttttctccttcacttcctcctgttttccttctttatttttactttccatttctgtatcttcgtttttttttctcattttcttatctctcctcttttccccttttttttcatatttatctttctcttcctcctttctctctcctataatCCTTTAAACCTCAAtatttcctccatttattttatttttctctcatttgtctcttttctctccctttcttttcctcccttttttcttttttttatattccttttccttctctttccttccatatattttatatctatttctcATCTtcgttttccctccctcccttccctcccttctccctttttatataattttgtaatgtaattgtctaatttagctttttttataattattagtaatatttcttttgtacattactattattattattattattattattattattagatctTTTGTACGGTTTTTCTCTCGTTCGTTGTAAATATAACGTAATAATGAAGTTGCGTCttgcgtattattattattattattattattattattattattattattatcattattattattatttttattattaactttttattatttttggaaCCTCCCTTAAAGTtgggccattattattattattattattattattattattattattattattattattattattattattattatttatcgtatacTTAAGTTCTAGCTTTGAAAGGAGGActcgttccgttttctttcttgtatataATTTTGTCTAATGGTGTTAAGTGTTGTGAAataattcattattattattattattattattaattattattattattattattattcacgtatttgtttatattattattattttatataactgaaggaaggatgaagaaagaatgggaaagaaaacgaagaaataagaagaagggaataaatgaatagatcaAATGAAATCTATCACGATGCagactaaaaataataataatgaaataataaagaaataaatgaaagaatgacaaacaacgatgataataattactttgaaagaaaacgagagaaacaaagaaaacgttgTCTTcgtaaaaaaatgaatgaataaattacgTTGTTATTttgagaaagaaacgaaaaaaaaagaaagaaaaaataaaagaaagagataaattgaTGCCTAATTATAGTAAGGTCCGTGGATTACTTGTGAATGGTCCGTGATTGGTCCGTGTCTGATCCCTGGTCCGTGATTGGTCAGTGGTGGtccgtggtagtggtggtggtggtggtgtgtacagTTTATTGTACAAAGGAGATGAACTTTTTGTTATCAATCATTTTATAGAAGCAAATAATAAagagctgtaaaaaaaaatacatggtgcttttgttgataatgatggtagtggtgatgatgatgatgatagtgatgatgatgatggtagtgatagtgataatagtagttaAATTGATAGATGATGAAGTctttatgatggtgatgatgatgatgatagtgatgatgatggtagtgatagtgataatagtagttaAATTGATAGATGATGAAGtcttagtgatggtgatgatgatgatgatagtgatgatgatggtagtgatagtgatgatagtagttAAGTTGATAGATGATGAAGtcttagtgatgatgatgatgattgatgatagtgatgatgatgatgatgatgatgatggaagaggGAAGTTTTAATGAtgattgatggtgatggtgataataataataatagccatagtatttaatgataatgaaagtgaTAGTTTTAATGATACAAAAGTGTCATtttttaataatgatagtagttatagtgatgatgatgatgatattgatggtgctggtggtggtgataataacagcaatttattaatttacttgtttatttatttatttatttatttatttattcagtctaTCAAGCtaatctctttatttatttattcatttatttatttccacattatctctatttattttttttctattttagaCTTTTAAacatgataacaataaaaaaacaaaatcaataatTTGCTACTTAGAAATTGAGTGTCggatgcttctctctctctctctctctctctctctctctctctctctctctctctctctctctctctctctctctctctctctctctctctctctctctcaggccttGAGCTAAGTCCTGGGTAAGTCGCTGACTCAATCTtaacataaaaagtaaaaaaaaaagtcaaactaTTTCTCGTTCATTCACACGTCAATTAAGtctataaatacacacactggAGAGATTTCAGATATAACAGACTTCACTCTTTTCTTAATTCCCTTATTTgtagtttcttctcttttatttttatttttatttatctttttttctcatttgttaTTCTTGCGTCACTCCTCCAGCCTTGGTTTGTGTTCCACGAGCGTACaacaattgttattattattattatcatcatcatgtttaTCTATATTcattaccttgactcagcagaATTTTGGtgcctatatttttttctgttttatgtgAGATAATTCATGCCGCAGAACAGGATCTAGATGAaggtatgaagaaaaaaagaaaaaagagtaaaagagagagagagagagagagagagagagagagagagagagagagagagagagagagagagagagagagagagagagagagagagaagaaagaaaaaagtggttgCATTAATTTTTGTATCTTTCGTTAAACCCAAAGTTAGTCTGAAATTCGAGACTACCAttacgcttttttttcttcttcttcttcttttttaatttataCACTGTCATTTACCACGAAACAGGAATAGAAAATTAGTTTAATTCTGAGAAGTTAGGGGGCGGAGGGAGTGGTTACATAAAATTCTTGTACTTGTAGTTAAACCCAAAGATAGTCAGAAAACTCGagacttattttatttatttatttatttatttattttatttatttattttttatctataagctatcatgcataaaaaaaaatacaagatcaagatggaaaaaaaagtgaaaaggttAAATTTAGAGTGCG from Scylla paramamosain isolate STU-SP2022 chromosome 40, ASM3559412v1, whole genome shotgun sequence includes these protein-coding regions:
- the LOC135092421 gene encoding LOW QUALITY PROTEIN: protein nubbin-like (The sequence of the model RefSeq protein was modified relative to this genomic sequence to represent the inferred CDS: inserted 1 base in 1 codon) translates to MPLDDSMDGAPPPASSSSSDIPTPTRPRSPTPVGLASAPHPHHNPQLQLPSQARHFHPVINLARDLTNRTSNGGRSPTPSPPPIMASHTTLPSPSPTPTTHTPITSDPSPPTSAPTAPAHSVQAALAAIQAGSLSLNQLMALGAQGPGLLMQNQLAAAAAAANQLPVSSPLPSLGSLNPQELQALQQTLSQQQQQIQQQLQQFMLFSQPSAASQLPPQTQLFLQSQQLQYLQNLLQQGLLASPGLAGIQGLQPPVSQAPSQPPHARSVHHAVAQAAQQLQQLQKAHHQQQQQQQQQQQQQQQQQQQHHHHHPQQQQQQQQQQGGRDLRDPLRDLRDIRDLREAQMRDLRDAREPPLRPPPLEPSHLGGSPLAPHLPPHSHLNRPPVPHSPPPPPRHWEPLPEEPTDLEELEQFAKTFKQRRIKLGYTQGDVGLAMGKLYGNDFSQTTISRFEALNLSFKNMCKLKPLLQKWLTDADKTITDPTTVSNTISSPDAVGRRRKKRTSIETSVRVALERSFIQNPKPTSEEISMLADSLSMEKEVVRVWFCNRRQKEKRINPXTSGMVSPPLSLSSSTMFPGPPISSALSLTNIGGPPLSPVGTLPSPLSLVTHSYAPPSPTDAPCTKSE